The following nucleotide sequence is from Rattus rattus isolate New Zealand chromosome 7, Rrattus_CSIRO_v1, whole genome shotgun sequence.
aattatatccaataaaaagtatttaaaaggcTAGAGACATGGCTAAGCAGTTCAGAAAATTTTATTCCCAGGACCAAGGTCAAGTTTTTGAAAACTTTCATCAATTTCTCTTATGAGAAGGCCAAAGGGTCTAATATTCATGGGAACCAGCATTCAtgagcatatacacacagagagacagactgatattacatgatgtttttcttttgtaaggaTGTATCCAAGTAACTCAGGTGTTAAGGTACCTGAAAGCTTACCTACAGAATTTTTCTTCATCATGTATTGGTTTATGTAAGAGATAGCAAGCATGTAGGTTTCAAGTACTTCTAAGTTGATGGTTTCTTTTGGAGGGATTTAAGAAATACTGTAATGCTGAAGGAAATATACCACTGGCATTAAGCTTGAAAGTTTACATCAACCCATCATTTCTAGTTCCCACACTGCTTCATGCTTCAGCTTGCAGATGAGCTCTGAACTTTCTGCTTTAAGTGCCATGTGACATTTGTTGCATTGCCACTTTCATTCTCACCCCATAACCCTCTGGAAGCCTAAGCCAAATTAAACTACTTTACCAGTTGctttagatgttttattttacagCAAAAACTAAGGCACTAATACACGCCCATAAAGCTTTACACCTAGATGAATTTTTCATGTAATTGAAGAGAATTTTGAATTATAAAAGGATGTCTTTTGTCCATATTAGCttgcaaatagaaaaaaaaaacaaggaggaaCATCATAATACTTGAATATATTGTAGACACTTGTCAGATACTTATCCCATAATCTTGTGTAAGTAAAGGTAAGTTTGTTAAATAAGGATCTTACCAAATCCTTTATATTTAGAGACTCCATTTAGTATAAGTGCTTTTGATCTTTAAAGAGTATTGTGATAAACACAGTCTTTAACAGACTGATTACATACTATAGGTTTTACTCTTGTATAAAGTTACCATGAAGTGCAAACATTTACTACTGACTACTTCATGGTGTTTCTCTGCAGTATGACATTTTCTCAtaattttaatgactacttctacaTGTAAAGGCTTTCCCAGATTGCTTGTCTGTAGCCACACATCTTCCGTATGCGTTCTTCAGGTATTCATAGATATGTATGTGGTGAAAAGATTTTATCACATTgcttacatttgtagggtttgtAACcagtatttattcttttatgtatttaaagaccactaaaaaatacaaagtatttAACATACTTGTTACGTTCTTAGGGTTTCTCTCCAGGTTACACTTTTGGAGGGAAAGTGTGTGGTAACATACATTTTCCCCCCACAGGCTGTCACACCTAGTATAATTGTCCTCAGAAGCAGGCATGGGAAAACAGATAATTAGCTACAGAAGGAAGCTATGGTCTTCGCCTAATACTTTTTCATATCTTTGAATCTGGCAGGTAGTCAAATGCTTTTTCCAAAACAGGCCAATGAAGACCAATTCAGTTTGGTACTTAAAGTTTGAGTCAGATCCCAGGCCAGCAGCCCATGCAGAGACACACTGTCATGGTAGTACACCCAGTTCTTCCTGGTCCAGTCAAACCACTTGAGACTACTAGATGGATAAGATAGTCAGATTTGCTTCTTTGGGCTCTGCTTGTTGATTACCTAGTTCTGTATATCTCCACTCAGCTTAATGATGAGCATGGCATACTGAAGGAGACGCCATAGCCCTCCAGGGTATAGGACTTTTCTGTAAGATCTTCAAAGAACTCCATCAGGGCATTCCGCATCTCCTCTGGCAGTCTTTGATGAGTTATCTCTTCTCGAACACTTCTGATGTTCAACATTCCTTAATTTCTCAAATGCACCATGCAGACCCTCTGCTTTTTGTTGTTCACTATCTGACTCAGGTAGTAGAGGTTCACATGGACTTTGTGGATGGAGCAGGTTGCATTGGCTATGACTGAAGTCTGGAATCAGCTCCCTCCTGCTTGAGCCAGGTGGACCCAAAACACAATCAGAGCAGAAAGCCTACAGCACTTACCTGTTACTCCTCCCAGGTGGCagttctgtgtgtatttttttatgGATTAGGAGATGACTGTGTTGTGAAAAGTTTTTActacattggttacattcattgGCTTTCTCATTAGGGTGCATTCTTTGTGTATTAGTAGGTAACTAGGTGATGAAGAAGGTTTATGACATTGCTAACATTTGTAGGGTTTTTATGCAATATGTATCCCTTTATCTCATTGAAGATGATTATAATATGCAAATGAGGAAACTTCTTCTATGTATCACTTCTTTTTTATCAGCCTTGATTTCATCATAGGCTAAAACTAAGTTCATCACTGGAGGCTGTAGGGAGATGGGGACTTCTAAGTACAAGAACAgcttccagtttttatttttcattcctctaaaaatgacttttcctaactttcatttatgttttattccTCAAAACATAGTGACTGCTCCTAGATACAAAAGAGTTAATGGATATTACTGTTTAGACTATAAAACATATTCTGCATCAGTTGACATAGATTAGCTACATAAGGAGAGCCTCTCATCCTAAATCTTTATTGATGACAAAATGTAGGTAAATAtgacttggcacagatgtttttgtttttcaagtcaaacatttttgtttgtttgtttgttttttattttttaaatattttggatcaTGAATAGGAATGTTTGTATCCTAGTTCAGCTCCAGTGTTTGATCTCTGCCCTGATCAGTCAGTAGTAGCTTGATTGAAATAAGTTCTTGTCATTTGCATTGGCCTAGTGCTTGAGTAATGTTGAATCTCATTGAACCATAATATAAAGTCCTTAGCACATTGCTCATATTTACAGAATTTCACCATAGTTTTCACCATATTTACAGGTTCACCATAGTTAAATACATTCATACAACTTCTCCCTACTATGATTTTGTTCATGCCTTGAAAGATGATAATGAAACAcaaagattggggttggggatttagctcagtggtagagcccttgcctagcatgcgaaaggccctgggttcggtccccagctccaaaaaaaaaaaaaaaaaaaagaagaaacacaaagattTTACCACACTAGTTAcactcatagggtttctctctggtatatattattatatgttcTAAATGTCTCTGACTTAGAAAAACATTACCACATCGAtaacattcatagggtttctctctagcttgtattttttaaaataggatgaGGTACTTCTGATTTACAAAGACTTTATTGCACTGATTACATTCACACAGATTGCcttctttgtgtgttctttcacacATTTGGAGAACACTGGGATATGCAAAGGCTATTGGTTCCATtcacagggtttctctccagtatgtgttcttttatgttctAGGAGATGACTGAATAAAACAATCTTTACAGTATTGATTTTATCCATAGGATTTCTCtccaatgtgtgttcttttatgaatttggagATTACTTTGATATGCAAAGGTCTTATGACATtgcttacattcatagggtttctctccagtatggcttcttttatgtatttggagactaTAATGACATGTAAAGGCTTTACCATACTGGTTACAATTATATGGTTTCTCTACATGTCTTCTAGAACTTTGAAAGTGTTCTTTAATATAGTCATCTTCCCAATTGTAGCCTATAGCTGTGAGAATCCAgtaggtctccagcatcacattTCTGTAGAGACTCTTCTGTGAAGGATGTAATAAAGTCCATTCTCCCAGAAGGAAATTCACCATAAGTCACTGCATTCATATTGCCAGTTCAGAGCTTTTCCTTATTTTGCCTCACCACACCTGACAGCAAATATCAGAGCACAGCCCACCAAATCACTTAAGCAGGCTCAGCTACTAAGTGAAACAAGCCTCTTTGCACCTGGAAGAAATGTCCTCCTCTTTGACTGACAGGTCTGACTAAAGTGTCTGATTGGCCAGCTTGTCTTAAGAGACATGAGCACTTCGCATAGAGTTTATGCTTGCTGGAGGTAAGCAGCTGAGTGATTCCATGCTCAGACTTCCAGTCTACAACTATATCTTTTTACTAAGGAGAAACATTTTAAGATTGAGTGTTCCAAGGCCTATAACCTCTTCATGTTGTTTGGCTGTGGTTCTTTGTATTCTTCCAATCTGCTGAAGGAATCTCTTCAGATGATGGCTAAGCAAGGCACAGCTTTATCAGTAAAGATCATTAGGAGATATTTTATTGctactgactttttaaaactagtagtattgggttttttttgtagGACCCTGGATAATCTAGTCTCTGGTTCATGGTCACCTATGCAGTATTGGGTATGGAGctcatctcatggagtgggccatAAGTGAAGTCAGACTTTGGCTGTTGCTCGATGTTTTGTATCACCACTGCCCTGGTATATATTTGCAGGCATTGTTAGTCTGAGGGTATGTACCTTGGATGATGATTACATTTCTGATTGTTTGAGCAAGTGTTTCCTGAAAGCATAAAAGCATCCTTTGTGTATGTGCCCATGTAGTATAGCtggcccttaaagaagaaaaattcccatCATTCTGATGAACTTCCACACTTACTTTTATAGGAGCTATAACAGTTTTCATTTCCACAAGCAAAGGATGAAGGTCCCCTTACTTCACATCCTCAGCAGAATGAGCAGTCTCTTATTTACTAATCATAGACAATCTATCATGtataagaagaaaagcaaaagaaattttgatttgtattttctagaGAGCTAGAGATGGCAAAttctactgtttttatttttaaaagtttaatttgaaattatttcaaagtgAAAAGCAATAGTCACATTCCACTTCAACTTagtcccttaaaaaaaaaaagaatatatctgATAAATTCCAGGAAAAGGTACCGTCTAGGACTGGgaagagtttcatttttttcttaattttttttctttttttcaatctaaaatttaaatgttttatcataTTCTTCTTTTTCATCATGTTCTTCCAGAATCTTTTCCCATTTATCCAACTTTAACTACCTTCtccaaaaatacaacaaaattctcccaaaccacggaacaaaataacaaaataataataataaaactgtaACAAATATGAAAGCAagcacatacacgtgcacacacacacagacacacacagacacacacacacacacacacacatgtgaccaACAATTATATGTTAGTCAACCACTACTAGATATAATACTTGCCCTGTACTTATTGATATAACCAGAGTCATTCCATTGGAGAAACCTGTTTCTCATTTTCCTATCAGGTGTAAGTAACAGTTCACTTGATAATGTTTATTATAGGTCTAgctattcattctttcattcagaCAGTTTGTaaatacaacaaaattaaaatatcattagtttaaaaaaattacatggaagttggacaagacaaacaagaaggacaaagagaaagcaaaagagtcAGGTTCTCACTCTCAAGAATTGCATAAAAACACTTTACTTGAAGCAGTAATATATATCTACTGGACCTGTAAGTCCCTGTGTATGCTGCCTCCATTCTCTATGaattcatatgagctttgatGGTGTGGATTTAATGGgacttgttttcttggtttgctctattccttctggcttttatactTTTTCCAAAAAAAAGTCCTGAGGGAAATAATTTGTTGGAGACATCACTTTTAGGGCTGAATCTTTCAAGGTCAGTCTCTGCCTATGTAATGTCTGTGTTTTTTAATCGACTGCAAGAGTAAGGTTCTCTGATGATGACTTTTAGAGGCACTGATCTATAAGTACAACAAAATATCAGAAGTCTTTTAAtgatactttttttaaagaaaaatttagagCAGTAGTATCTGGTTTTACCTTAGGACTCTTGGCTATGGAGCCTCTGATTCTTTGTTTCTCAGGTGGTGATAGATATGGCTTCCATCACATACAGTgggtcttaagtcaaatcagacattgttTGGCAACTCTCACATCTACAAGCTTTGTGACACCATTGCTCAGTCATAACTTACATCTAGGACACAGTGTTATATCAAAGGGATTGTGGATGGcatgttgtttatatttttcttatggtAGTGTTCCGATGTAATTTCTTCTGCATTAAAACAAGACAAatcagtttctgcctgtgcccagagctgacccagtcatACACCTCTCTGTACCCAActtctgtgggggagagagattgACTGTCAGAAGAGTGGACAgtcctgagagctcagaagaTACCACCACTTCTGTTTACATTCCTGGCACAATAGCTATCTGCCTGTAGCTTTCTGGATACAGCaatctaggagcagtcagctaGAGGATCCTTCTgatctctgcctgtgcctggaccTGAAAGCCAATCTAAAAGAACATccacaaacctgagagcagaggtaagatcaccaTTTCTGCTAAGAAGATCTGGCCTGTAGCCCTCAGGACACATGAACCCAGGAACAGACTGGAACAGGAAACTTTCAGTGTCGGCCTGCCCATGGAGTTGACCCAATCCCACAGTTCTTTGTACCCAGATTCTTATgtgagaaagctggtctccagtaGTGATGACTCATAGGcttaaaggagggtcaagccactgtcaaagagagcaagaccagctaacaccagaaacaaccagttggtgagaggcaagtgcaggaatataaagcaacagaaaccaagactacttggcatcatctgagctcagttcccctaccaaagcaaatgctggatatctaaacacaccagaaaagcaagaagtgGGTTTAAAACCACATCCCATGATAAAGATAGAAGAtgttaagaagaacataaatacctcccttaaagaaatgcaggacagcacaggtaaacaaggagaaacacttaaaaaggaaacacaaatatcccttaaagaattaaaggaaaacataaccacataggttaaggaattgaacaaaccatacagagtctaaaaatgaaaacagaaagaataaagaataaagggagacaaccctgaagatagaaaacctaggaaaaagatcaggagccatagacacaagcatcaccaataatACAAGAGAGTTAAGATataatctcaggggcagaagttaCCATAAAAACATTGAACAAACcattaaaggaaatttaaaatgcaaaaaggttctaacccaaaatatctaggaaatctaggacacaaagagaagatggaacctaaggataatgggtatagaagagagcgaagactctcaacttaaagggccaataaatatcttcaacaaaattatagaagaaaacttctctaacctaaaaatggaacagaaaagaaattccttttgtcacataatagacaaaacaccaaacatacaaaacaaagaaagaatattaaaagcagtaagggcaacaacaatgccaaccaaccagaacttccagggactaagacactacccaaagactatacatggactgaccctggcttccaacctcataggtagcaatgaatagcctagtaagagcaccagtggaaggggaagcccttggtcctgccaagactgaaaccccaatgaaagtgattgttggggggagggtggtaatggggggaggatgggaaggggaagcccatgtagaacAGGAGGctgaggggttatggggatgttggcccagaaactgggaaggggaataacaatcggaatgtaaataagaaatactcaagttaataaagataaaaaaaaaaaaagcagtaagggcaaaAAGGTTAAGTagcatttaaaggcagacctatcagaattacaccagacttttcaccagagactatgaaatccagaagatcctgggcagatatcagaCAGAAGGTAACAGAACACAAATCCCAGCATAAGCTACTTATCCAGCAAATTcttcaactaacatagatggagaaaccaagatattccatgacaaaaccaaatttacacaatattttttctaaaaatccagccctacaaaggataatagatggaacaTTCCAACACaattagggaaaccacacccttgaaaaaggaaagaaagtgaacTTCTTGAAGCAAACCcaagagaagaaagcacacaagtataatcccacctctaaccaaaaaataacaggaaataacaatcattattccttaatatctcttaacatcaatggactcaattccccagtaaaaagccATAGAgtaatagactggatatgtaaagaggacccaacatttgctgcatacaggaaacataccacAGTGACAAGGACaaccactacctcagagtaaaaacctggaaaacaattttccaagcaaatagtcccgagaaacaagctggagtagatattctaatatctaataaaatggacttttaaacaaaagttatcaaatagataaggaatgacacttcatattcattaaaggaaaaatgcaccaagatgaactctcgatcCTCAATGTCTATACTTCGAATAAAAGGGCACCtatactcataaaagaaaccttattaaagttcaaagtacacattgcaccttatATAATtttagtgggagacttcaacaacccactctcattaATAGACACATCATgcgaacagaaactaaacagagatatagaaaaactaacagaggttatgaaccaagtgaatttaacagaaatttatagaacatttcatcctaaaagaaaagaatataccttcttctcagcatctcaattttcattctccaaaattgaccatagtcggccaaaaaacaggcctcaacaaatagaATAATATAGCAATAACCCAAGCCACCTATCAGACCACCGAGGACTAAGGTTGGTCCtcgataacaacaaaaacaacagaaagcccatatacaaatggaagctgaacaatattctactcaatgaaaacttggtcaaggaaaaataaagaaagaaattaaataattttttaggatttaatgaatgaatgcacaacatacccaaacttatgggacacaatgaaagcagtgctaggaggaaaaacTCATACGTGAGTCCCTCTTAAAATAACTAGAGAGAACATAAATTAGCATCTTCACAGCACACTTAAAAACTCtagcaaagaaaagaagcaattacACCTAAGAGtagtagatgtcaggaaataatcaaa
It contains:
- the LOC116905585 gene encoding zinc finger protein 431-like — translated: MLETYWILTAIGYNWEDDYIKEHFQSSRRHVEKPYNCNQYGKAFTCHYSLQIHKRSHTGEKPYECKQCHKTFAYQSNLQIHKRTHIGEKSYG